Proteins found in one Phocoena sinus isolate mPhoSin1 chromosome 19, mPhoSin1.pri, whole genome shotgun sequence genomic segment:
- the ZNF235 gene encoding zinc finger protein 235 isoform X3 produces METLHETGVRFLSLGELSCWHIKRHVVSKLTKSQDSVVSIHRKNSQSPKQHNSPAGVSIQASVEDSCLMTLLEDHSNVIENQEFPTGRAQNSWNKLYLNGTQNYQRSCKLTPVKNKFCIFVPCADIFSCSSPHLDDDTVYKREKAHGNRECGRDLLKASPLAPCSIIQTGPKTYQCNEREKGFSDHTSLELHQQVHLGRKSPTYRTHEKGSGYSSASPIQQSVLPGKKRYWCHECGKGFSQSSNLQTHQRVHTGEKPYSCHECGKSFNQTSHLYAHLPIHTGEKPYRCESCGKGFSRSTDLNIHCRVHTGEKPYKCEVCGKGFTQRSHLQAHERIHTGEKPYKCADCGKRFSCSSNLHTHQRVHTEEKPYRCEECGKCFSLSFNLHSHQRVHTGEKPYKCEECGKGFSSASSFQSHQRVHTGEKPFRCSVCGKGFSQSSYFQAHQRVHTGEKPYKCEVCGKRFNWSLNLHNHQRVHTGEKPYKCEECGKGFSQASNLQAHQSVHTGEKPFKCDACQKRFSQASHLQAHQRVHTGEKPYKCDTCGKAFSQRSNLQVHQIIHTGEKPFKCEECGKEFSWSAGLSAHQRVHTGEKPYTCQQCGKGFSQASHFHTHQRVHTGERPYICDICCKGFSQRSHLVYHQRVHTGGNL; encoded by the coding sequence ATGGAGACTCTTCATGAAACAGGAGTCAGATTCCTTTCATTGGGAGAGCTTTCGTGCTGGCACATCAAGAGACACGTTGTGAGCAAATTAACCAAAAGTCAGGACTCTGTGGTAAGTATTCACAGAAAGAATTCTCAGTCCCCCAAACAACATAATTCCCCTGCAGGAGTGTCCATTCAGGCTTCTGTGGAAGACAGCTGTTTAATGACTCTTCTGGAGGATCATTCTAATGTTATTGAAAATCAAGAATTTCCAACTGGGAGAGCTcagaattcctggaataaactctaTCTGAATGGGACTCAGAATTATCAGAGAAGTTGTAAGCTGACTCCAGTGAAAAACAAGTTCTGTATATTTGTTCCATGTGCTGATATTTTCAGTTGTAGCTCCCCCCACCTCGATGATGACACAGTGTACAAAAGAGAGAAAGCTCACGGCAACAGAGAGTGTGGTAGAGATCTCTTAAAGGCATCACCTCTGGCCCCATGCAGTATCATTCAAACTGGACCGAAAACCTACCAGTGTAACGAACGTGAGAAGGGATTCAGTGACCACACCAGCCTTGAACTTCATCAGCAGGTACACTTGGGCaggaagtcccctacatacagGACACATGAGAAGGGCAGTGGTTATAGCTCAGCTAGTCCCATTCAACAGAGTGTCCTCCCAGGGAAGAAACGCTATTGGTGTCACGAGTGCGGGAAGGGCTTCAGTCAGAGCTCAAACCTGCAAACTCACCAGAGAGTCCACACAGGGGAGAAGCCCTATTCGTGCCACGAGTGCGGGAAGAGCTTTAATCAGACCTCACACCTGTATGCCCACCTGCCCATTCACACCGGAGAGAAGCCCTACAGATGCGAGAGCTGCGGGAAGGGCTTCAGTCGTAGCACAGACCTCAACATCCACTGCAGAGTCCACACGGGAGAGAAACCGTATAAGTGTGAGGTGTGCGGGAAGGGCTTCACCCAGAGGTCCCACCTTCAGGCCCACGAAagaatccacactggagagaaaccataCAAGTGTGCAGATTGTGGGAAACGCTTCAGCTGTAGCTCAAATCTTCACACGCACCAGCGTGTCCACACTGAGGAGAAACCCTACAGATGTGAGGAGTGCGGCAAGTGCTTCAGCCTGAGCTTCAACCTTCACAGTCACCAGCGCGTCCACACGGGAGAGAAACCCTACAAATGTGAGGAGTGTGGGAAGGGTTTTAGTTCGGCCTCAAGCTTCCAGAGCCACCAGAGGgttcacacaggagagaagccgTTTCGATGCAGTGTGTGTGGGAAGGGCTTCAGCCAGAGTTCCTATTTCCAAGCCCATCAGAGAGtccacactggagaaaaaccctaCAAGTGTGAGGTGTGTGGGAAGCGCTTCAATTGGAGCCTGAATCTTCACAACCATCAGAGGGTCCACACGGGGgagaaaccctataaatgtgAGGAGTGCGGGAAGGGCTTCAGTCAGGCCTCGAATCTTCAAGCTCATCAGAGTGTCCACACGGGGGAAAAGCCCTTCAAATGTGATGCATGTCAAAAGCGATTCAGTCAGGCCTCCCATCTTCAAGCCCATCAGAGAGTCCACACGGGAGAGAAACCATATAAATGTGATACTTGTGGTAAGGCCTTCAGCCAGAGGTCGAATCTCCAAGTCCATCAGAtaattcacactggagagaaaccattCAAATGCGAGGAGTGTGGGAAAGAATTCAGCTGGAGTGCCGGGCTCAGTGCTCATCAGAGGgtccacacaggagagaaaccctatacGTGTCAGCAGTGCGGTAAGGGCTTCAGCCAGGCCTCACATTTCCACACCCATCAGAGGGTCCACACTGGAGAGAGGCCTTACATATGTGATATATGTTGCAAGGGCTTCAGCCAGAGGTCACATCTTGTTTACCATCAGAGGGTCCACACTGGAGGGAACCTGTAG